Below is a window of Pyrobaculum aerophilum str. IM2 DNA.
TGTATGAAGAGGGTTTTGGGAATGAAATTCGCAGTCACTATTGAGCGGCCTTTTCCCCTATTAGTAGCTGTGGCGAGGAAGACCCAGTGAAAAAAAAGGCTAGTTTGTGGATTTCTCGCCGCTTTTCTTCTTCTTACAAGGCATGTTGGAAAAAAGTGATGCGTCTTAAAAGCAGTATTTTTGTCAAAAGTATTTCACACATAATGTTATAAAGCGGTGGCATCCCCCTGTTGTGAAAGTGGTGAGGATTAAATACGCCCACAGCGAGCCGCTTTTCTGGAGGGCGAGGCTGAACGTGGTAGAGGCGGGTAACTTAGAGTCAGCCCGCCTAATTGCCGAGGGGGTAGCGGAGGTCGGCTATGTCCCAATAACTCTAGCCGCTGAGCTGGGCCTCCCAGTTGTGCCCCGACTTGCCATTTACAGCGCGGGGCCTATATACTCAGCCAGGCTGTTCGCGGGGAGGGGAGGCGGCGGCCCGTGCGCCGTGTCGGAGACTACCGTCAGCGCCCGCGTCCTTACTAAACTTATGGGAATTAGCTTTAGGAAAATTGACGACCCGTGGCGCGGGCTGGAGGAGTGCTCCCAGGTGTTAGCAGTCGGAGACGAGGCTTTAAAAATGGTGGACAAAGGGGTGGGGCACATAACCGACGTGGGAGAGCTCTGGTGGGAGAGAGTGGGAACGCCCCTCTTCTTCGCAGTGCTAGTGGCGAGGCGGTGGGACGCTGAGGTGAAAAGGGCCGTGGAGGAGATGGAGAACTCAGTGGCCGCGTTTTACGAAAACCCCCTGCCGCTAGTGGAACAAGTGGCCAGGAGGCTAGGCGTGAGGAGGGAGCTAGTCGAAGAGTACTATATGCGGTCCCGCTACTTTGTGCCGCGAGACGGAATTCGCCATATGGAGAGAGAGGCGGAGATACTCGGACTCCCCCGCCTCAAGTTTCTTGATGTTTAAGCCCCCCAACGGCTTTTACAAAGGCCTCTTCTAAATTCCCCGCGGCGTACTTCTCTTTGAGTTTTTCGGGCGGTCCGCTGTCTATAACAACGCCTCTGTTTATAAAATAGACGTATTGACTCACTGACTCCACCTCGAGCATATTGTGGCTGGAGTACACCACAGAGGCCCCCCTAGTCTTTACGTACTCTCTTATCAGCCTCCTTATCTCCACGGCGTGTACGACGTCAATCCCAGCCGTCGGCTCGTCCAGCAACAACGCCCTTGCGCCGACGGTTAACAACGCCGCCAGCACCAGCCTCCTCTTCATGCCCTTAGAATACGTCTTTATCTTGTCGTCCACCCTGGGGCCCAGGCCCGAAATCTCAATGGCCTCTTTTAAATCCCCCCGCCCGTAGAGGCCGTGGACAAATTCAATAAACGCCCTTCCCGTGAGGTTGTCATACGGAGAGACTTCCTCCGGCAGATAGGCAACCCACCTCTTCACTTCTCTGAACTTGGGGCTGTCCGTCCTGACGCCCAAAACCTCTGCGTATCCCCCATCAGGCTTTAAAAGGCCCGCGAGGATTCTCAAAGTAGTAGTCTTCCCAGCGCCGTTAGGCCCCACCAACCCCGCCACCACTCCCACTCCCACCTCCAATGAAACCCCCGCAGAGCCTCGACGCCGCCGAAGCGTTTATAAAGCCCCACTGCGCGTATCATTTCCTCAGCTTGCCTGTTATTAAGAACTCCGCAGTGACGATTTTAAACACGAGGATTAGGGCCGCAACCGCTAGGGCCCAGTCCGTCAGCAAATAGAGAAAGACTTTGTCCCACTGACCTAACAACGCCGCAAATGCAGAGGCCAAGGGGTGTATAAAGGGATAAGCCTCCAGCCCCTGAACCGTGCCGAATATGGCGACTATGGATGGGAGCAAGAGGGGGAGGATCACCAACGCCGCTATGTTCTGTGCGGATTTTATGTCCTCGGCCTTAGTGGCAATTAGAAAGGCAATTGCCAGAAGGAATATAGACAAGGCAAGCGTTGATATTACCACAGACGCCGCCACAGATGGGGTTACTGAAGAAGAGACGATAATAGTCGCCTGCCCAGGCGCTGTCGTGTGAGGTACTGCCTTAGAGATATTTAACATATATATCGCCAAGCCGATAGACAGCACTGCGAATTGAATCAGGGCGAGTATCAACGTGCTCAAGAGCTTCGCCGCTATTAACCCAGGAGCCGTGGCAGGCGTGGAGAGAATAAGCTCAAAAGTCCGCTTCTCCTTCTCCATGCCGACTGTAATTGCAGCGGTAGAGGCCAATAACAATGGCACAATAAACATGAAAATCCACGAGAACATGAACATGCCCATTATAGAGCTCACGTCTGAGGCCGTCAGCCTCCGCCCGTCTATATAAGCTATTAATACGGCGTCTACTAGCCGCGGGGGCAGGCCCATTTCAGAGGCCAGCTTCGCCGACGCCGCGTCTAAAACAGGCGGCGGCGCGAGGGAGAAAAGCCCCCTGTACCGGGCGTATACTTCAACCGTTGCGGGCAGGGAGAAATTCCTAGGCACCACTACCACAAAACTGTAGGCGTCTAACAGACGCTCTGTGAAATTGCCATATACGTCGCCGCCGAGCCTCTTTAAAATCTCCACGTACTTCTCGCCAAGCTCCGTGGTTCCGTTCACAACCACTGCGAACTTCTGCGTGCCGCCTTGCTCGAATTGTAGAGCTGTGCCGAACACCGCGCCCAGCGCAATAAGAGTCACTAACCCGCCTGCCAAGGAGGCTATGAAAAACCGCGAAGTAAGCACTTCCCTCAGATCTTTGAGGACGATGGCCGTGAAGGCGGCCATAGCTTTTAAAGACGTCTTAAATAAAACTTGTGGCTTACTTCATATATTCGCCCATTCACGGAGAGGATTTCGTCAATGACGTGAGAAGCTCGGTGGCCTCTGTAGTAGGGGAGTTGAAAGAGGCAGGGGAGTGCGGGCCCAGCTTCCCTCTGATTGTCCACGCCACTGGTGGGACTACTGCAATTGCCCTCGAGCTGGTGGAGAGGTGTAAGGCCAGAGGCGCCGTGTTAGTGGGCTTTGGGGAGCACAACAGTTTTGCAAGCGCCTTGCACACAAAGGCTGAGCTCGAGGCGCGCGGACTGCCGGCTGTGGCGTTTCACTGCCCCTCTTATAGAAACTGCAGAGAGGAGCTAACCAAGGCGAGGAGAGTGGCAAATACGGCGTCGTCGTTAGTGGGGGCAAAGGCCGTGCTAATAGGAGTGGAGACAGCACAAGCCAGAACCCTAAGGGAGAGATTCGGCTGGTCTATTAAAGTCGTCCCCTTAGAGGAGTTCGAAAAACTAGTCGACTCCTCTCAGGGCGACCGGGAGGCCTTGGCGCTATTCGGCGACGAGAGAGTGGCGAAAATCGCCGCTGCCCTCTCTCAATACGCCGCGGGGGCGGATGTAGTGGCCATTCAGTGCTTCCCCTTTTTAATGAAAAGGAGGTATACCCCCTGTCTGTCAATCGCAGTCCTCAACTCCAGGGGCGCGACAGTGGCGTGCGAGGGAGATCTAGCCTCGGGGTTCCTCATGCTAATGGCGAGGGGGCTTGCTGGCAGCAGCGGGTGGATTGCCAATGTGGTTAAATACACAGGGGCAGAGGGGGTCTTTGCCCACTGCACAATCTCCCTTGACATGGCAAAGAGCTGGAGAGTTACAACGCATTTCGAGTCGGGCTTCCCCTACGGGCTTGCCGCTGAGTTAAAAGAGCGGGTCTACACAGTAGTTTCTATAAGCCCGAGGCTTGACAGAGCGGCTTTGGGGAGGGTTGAAGTGATTAAAAGCGGCAATTACCTCCAAGACGCGTGCCGTACCCAGGCCTCTGTGAAGTTTAACAGGCCTGTAAGGCTTGAGGCAGAGGCCCCCGCCAACCACCACGTGTTTATCCCGGGGGACGTGGTTGAGGAGGCTGGGGCTGTGTTTAAACTCCTCTCTATTCCAGCGGTATTGTATTAAAAACTGTCCGTCTTACCGTATATGGAACTGTACGTAAATTTTGAACTCCCGCCAGAGGCAGAGGAGGAGTTGAGGAAGTATTTCAAAATTGTCAGGGGAGGCGATTTGGGCAACGTAGAGGCGGCATTAGTGAGCAGAATTACGGCGGAGGAGTTGGCGAAAATGCCGAGGCTTAAGTTTATACAAGTCGTCACGGCCGGGCTCGACCACCTCCCTTGGGAGAGCATTCCGCCCCACGTTACCGTGGCCGGAAACGCCGGCTCAAACGCAGACGCAGTGGCCGAGTTCGCCCTCGCGCTCTTACTAGCGCCTTACAAACGGATTATTCAATACGGCGAGAAAATGAAGAGAGGGGATTACGGGCGGGATGTCGAAATACCGCTTATCCAAGGGGAGAAAGTGGCCGTATTGGGCTTGGGAGAAATCGGCACGAGAGTGGGGAAAATCCTGGCGGCCCTCGGGGCTCAGGTCAGGGGCTTTTCCAGGACGCCCAAGGAGGGGCCGTGGCGGTTTACAAACAGCCTTGAGGAGGCCCTCCGGGAGGCCAGGGCGGCTGTATGCGCCCTCCCGCTCAATAAACACACCAGGGGGTTGGTAAAATACCAACACTTGGCCTTAATGGCGGAAGACGCCGTGTTTGTCAACGTGGGCAGGGCCGAGGTGTTAGACAGAGACGGGGTGTTGAGGATTTTGAAGGAAAGGCCGCAGTTTATCTTCGCCAGCGACGTCTGGTGGGGCAGAAACGACTTCGCAAAAGACGCCGAGTTCTTCTCATTGCCCAACGTAGTGGCAACGCCGTGGGTGGCGGGAGGGTATGGTAATGAGAGAGTGTGGCGTCAGATGGTCATGGAGGCTGTGAGGAATTTAATTACGTACGCCACGGGCGGGCGGCCCCGCAATATAGCCAAGAGAGAAGATTATATATAACAATTAGGTAGAGACATGAGCAAGGAAGTTATCTACTATATGCTACACTCACAGGTAATCCGAATACTTGAAAGCCTGGGCGCCCACAAGCTGGCGCTCGAGGTGGAAAGGGCAGGCATGGGGCATGAAATATACGACTATTTAGACAGGGCCTTCTCGCTCTACTATGCAGAATACGGCGGGGTCAACTGCCGGTGGCTAAAACAGGCAATTGAAAACAACTGGGACAAAGTAGTGGGCACTGTTCTCCCGGGCCTATTACGCCAGTATTTAGCGGCACACGGGGAGAGGGGCGACGCACGGCGCTACAAGACAAGCGAAGTTAAGGGCGTCGTCGTTAAGTAACTTACTTTTTTTGGGAAAGAGTTATATGGTAGAGTTGTTCTGAGCCTCATGGAGCCGGATGTGTCCAGCGCCATGTTGCGTAGAGTAGAGGAGTTACAACGCCTTGCCGATAGTATTGCAGAGCACCACCCCTACTGGCCAACGCTTCACTTCACGCTCCAGTTGCTCAGAACAATAGTGGAGAATTGGAACAGGGACTTCACAAAGGAGGAACACGAGGAGTTAATGTGGGTGGCGGAGAAGATTGTCGAGAGCGTGAAGAGAATTCAGCCCCGCGGAACTGAAAAGTAAAGGGCGTGATAAGAGCGTCTCCGCATATTGAAATGCTGATAAAAAAGGTAAAAACTATCTCTAAGCGCCTTGACCTGTGTTCTGTGACCGCTCTCCCCGCGGCCTACTTTCCCTCCACTTGTCAATGGCGTCTTTTAGGGCCTTAAAGCGACGTAAGGCGTCTAGCTGGTCGGCGAGGAGATACACTTGACCCCTCTTCGCCTTTCCTGTCAGCGTTCTCAACACGGCGGCCTCAACGTCGTCTTTAACCGTTGGCCATGCCATTTCGTAATAGTACGTGACAGTTGTCTCGCCCTTCTTGACTTGTTTCTTAACTCAGTGCCACTCTATCTTTAGTTGCCTCCTCCCTCCCTCTACCTCGTACTCCACAATAATGCGCAGGCAGCAGTCCTCCCCAGCACACTGGCTTACTGGCTGGTCGCCCCTTACAAACTCGTACTTCAAGTCCACAACGCGGGCGATTAAGTTGCCCTTGTCGTCGCGCACTGCTAGTGGTAGCTCCGCCGTTCTCTCCACCTTTGCAGGCGTCAGAACCTCTATCAGCTTGTTGACAGCGTTTTGGCCGTATCTGCGCCTTAACACGTCCTCCAATTCCCTTATAAAGCGTTCTGCCTCCAAGTCGCCGCTCAGCGCCATGCGCTGAATCTCCCTAAGGCCGTCGTAAGTGATGCGAATTTCGTATTGTTCGCTACCCCTTACTGTGAAGTCCTTGCCCTCCTCCAGCCCTGCCCCCTTCAAGGCGTTTATGACGGCGTCTTTGTGATCTTTTTTGACGTGAATTACGCGCCTTTTGCCGTAAACAGCGTAGTGCTCGCCCTCCTTCAGCCCGACCTGCGCCAAAGCCTCAACGGCCTTGGCGTATGCCTCTTTTGTAATACGGATTTCGTAACGCCCAGCACCCACTGTATTAACAGTATAGTGTACTCCCTCCTTCAGACCCCTCGCCTTTAAGGCGTTTACGGCGGCGTTTTTAGAATCTTCATTGCGCGGTTGATATCTTACCAACACTTTATTGTCATAATTAACCGAGAACTTTATTCTGGCGAATTTGACGGCATTTGGACCGGCCTCTATGTCCCTAACCAGCTGTTTGTACCTCTCCTCGCCGATCAGCCCCTTGCTGTAGAGCTCGTCGACGAAGCTCTTCACTGCGTTCAGCCAGCCGTTGTTGCGGATGGCGATAATGCCGTCGGTGTAGAGCTGGACTTTCCATCCGGTCCCCTCTACGTATTTAACCTCCGCCTCGCCACCAAGGGCCCTAATGATAGAGGCTAACTGTTGGGCATTTTCGCGGGAGCCGCCGAATTGGGCATAAAGCTCATCGCCTCTCCAATACACGGTTATGTACGTCGCCTCCTTTCCACCAAGCTTAAAGCGAATTATGGCCTTTGGCCACTGACCGCTTGTGTCTAACGGCCCCCTCTCCACTGTGACGTTTCTATAGATGTAGTCTTCAACTATTGTGACAACTTCCTCTAGCTTTTTGAAAAACATTTCGTTCTTCATGTCATACGCCCAGTTAATGTCGAATTTCCTTTTGACCA
It encodes the following:
- a CDS encoding MqnA/MqnD/SBP family protein, whose product is MKVVRIKYAHSEPLFWRARLNVVEAGNLESARLIAEGVAEVGYVPITLAAELGLPVVPRLAIYSAGPIYSARLFAGRGGGGPCAVSETTVSARVLTKLMGISFRKIDDPWRGLEECSQVLAVGDEALKMVDKGVGHITDVGELWWERVGTPLFFAVLVARRWDAEVKRAVEEMENSVAAFYENPLPLVEQVARRLGVRRELVEEYYMRSRYFVPRDGIRHMEREAEILGLPRLKFLDV
- a CDS encoding ABC transporter ATP-binding protein, whose product is MGVGVVAGLVGPNGAGKTTTLRILAGLLKPDGGYAEVLGVRTDSPKFREVKRWVAYLPEEVSPYDNLTGRAFIEFVHGLYGRGDLKEAIEISGLGPRVDDKIKTYSKGMKRRLVLAALLTVGARALLLDEPTAGIDVVHAVEIRRLIREYVKTRGASVVYSSHNMLEVESVSQYVYFINRGVVIDSGPPEKLKEKYAAGNLEEAFVKAVGGLKHQET
- a CDS encoding ABC transporter permease, with protein sequence MAAFTAIVLKDLREVLTSRFFIASLAGGLVTLIALGAVFGTALQFEQGGTQKFAVVVNGTTELGEKYVEILKRLGGDVYGNFTERLLDAYSFVVVVPRNFSLPATVEVYARYRGLFSLAPPPVLDAASAKLASEMGLPPRLVDAVLIAYIDGRRLTASDVSSIMGMFMFSWIFMFIVPLLLASTAAITVGMEKEKRTFELILSTPATAPGLIAAKLLSTLILALIQFAVLSIGLAIYMLNISKAVPHTTAPGQATIIVSSSVTPSVAASVVISTLALSIFLLAIAFLIATKAEDIKSAQNIAALVILPLLLPSIVAIFGTVQGLEAYPFIHPLASAFAALLGQWDKVFLYLLTDWALAVAALILVFKIVTAEFLITGKLRK
- a CDS encoding L-fucose/L-arabinose isomerase family protein, which translates into the protein MAYFIYSPIHGEDFVNDVRSSVASVVGELKEAGECGPSFPLIVHATGGTTAIALELVERCKARGAVLVGFGEHNSFASALHTKAELEARGLPAVAFHCPSYRNCREELTKARRVANTASSLVGAKAVLIGVETAQARTLRERFGWSIKVVPLEEFEKLVDSSQGDREALALFGDERVAKIAAALSQYAAGADVVAIQCFPFLMKRRYTPCLSIAVLNSRGATVACEGDLASGFLMLMARGLAGSSGWIANVVKYTGAEGVFAHCTISLDMAKSWRVTTHFESGFPYGLAAELKERVYTVVSISPRLDRAALGRVEVIKSGNYLQDACRTQASVKFNRPVRLEAEAPANHHVFIPGDVVEEAGAVFKLLSIPAVLY
- a CDS encoding 2-hydroxyacid dehydrogenase, with the translated sequence MELYVNFELPPEAEEELRKYFKIVRGGDLGNVEAALVSRITAEELAKMPRLKFIQVVTAGLDHLPWESIPPHVTVAGNAGSNADAVAEFALALLLAPYKRIIQYGEKMKRGDYGRDVEIPLIQGEKVAVLGLGEIGTRVGKILAALGAQVRGFSRTPKEGPWRFTNSLEEALREARAAVCALPLNKHTRGLVKYQHLALMAEDAVFVNVGRAEVLDRDGVLRILKERPQFIFASDVWWGRNDFAKDAEFFSLPNVVATPWVAGGYGNERVWRQMVMEAVRNLITYATGGRPRNIAKREDYI